One Gemmatimonadota bacterium genomic region harbors:
- a CDS encoding Xaa-Pro dipeptidyl-peptidase translates to MWLAVVPAPLAAQSTARPVFENGMAQVVPAFADSTRWVRQRLWVETEFDSDGDGRRDRMHVDVTRPGATAEGLKVPVIYETSPYFAGTSGPREHLWNVQQEVGAPPPTRVSQPEIAWRPDRVRISDAQVRDWVPRGFAVVHSESPGTGLSQGCPTVGGTNESLAPKAVIDWLNGRARGFSEREGGTEVRADWATGKVGMTGTSFNGTLPVAAATTGVAGLEVIIPIAPNTSYWHYYRSFGLVRHPGGWLGEDIDFLYDFINSGDPARRAWCNEHVREQEMHANHDRRGGDWNDWWAGRDYVPQVKGIKAAVLMAHAWNDWNVMPEHSVRVVEALQKQGTPVAVYYHQGGHGGAPPLDMMNRWFSRYLYDVDNGVERDPKSWIVREGSNRLEPTPYAAWPNPEARDVTLYPVSGGRSVGALATTRRTGLGTERLVDNVAIAGDSLAKVATSEHRLVYATPELTEPLHLSGTARITVRVASDRPSANFSVWLVALPFTDAGPRQPNFSVITRGWADLQNRRSLTRGEPLVPGEFVEMGFTLQPDDQVIPAGKRIGLMVFSSDRDFTLWPRPGTTLTLDLNGTSLVLPVVGGSAALRRATGG, encoded by the coding sequence ATGTGGCTCGCGGTGGTGCCTGCACCCCTGGCGGCGCAGTCGACCGCGCGCCCCGTGTTCGAGAACGGGATGGCGCAAGTCGTGCCCGCGTTCGCGGATAGCACACGCTGGGTTCGCCAGCGGTTGTGGGTGGAAACCGAGTTTGACTCGGACGGTGATGGTCGGCGCGATCGCATGCATGTGGACGTGACGCGTCCCGGCGCCACGGCGGAAGGGCTCAAGGTGCCGGTGATCTATGAAACGAGTCCCTACTTCGCCGGTACGTCGGGACCGCGGGAGCACCTCTGGAATGTCCAGCAGGAGGTGGGGGCACCTCCGCCCACGCGCGTGTCGCAACCGGAGATCGCCTGGCGACCGGATCGTGTGCGCATCAGTGACGCGCAGGTGCGTGACTGGGTGCCACGAGGGTTTGCCGTGGTGCATTCGGAATCACCCGGGACCGGGCTCTCGCAGGGCTGTCCCACGGTCGGCGGTACCAACGAGTCCCTGGCCCCCAAGGCGGTGATCGACTGGCTGAACGGTCGCGCGAGGGGTTTCAGTGAACGTGAGGGCGGGACCGAGGTGCGAGCGGACTGGGCGACCGGCAAGGTGGGAATGACGGGGACCTCGTTCAACGGCACGTTGCCGGTTGCGGCGGCGACCACGGGCGTCGCCGGCCTCGAGGTGATCATTCCCATCGCGCCCAATACGTCCTACTGGCACTACTATCGCTCGTTTGGCCTGGTGCGCCACCCCGGCGGGTGGTTGGGCGAAGACATCGACTTCCTGTACGACTTCATCAACTCGGGTGACCCGGCGCGACGCGCCTGGTGCAACGAACACGTGCGAGAACAGGAGATGCACGCCAACCACGATCGCCGTGGCGGCGATTGGAACGACTGGTGGGCGGGGCGCGACTACGTGCCGCAGGTGAAGGGGATCAAGGCGGCGGTCTTGATGGCGCACGCCTGGAATGACTGGAACGTGATGCCCGAACACTCGGTGCGGGTGGTGGAGGCACTCCAGAAGCAGGGGACACCTGTCGCCGTGTATTACCACCAGGGCGGACACGGGGGCGCGCCGCCATTGGACATGATGAACCGCTGGTTCTCGCGATACCTCTACGACGTCGACAACGGTGTGGAGCGCGATCCGAAGAGCTGGATCGTCCGTGAGGGGAGCAATCGCCTGGAGCCGACGCCGTATGCGGCCTGGCCGAACCCCGAAGCGCGCGACGTCACGCTGTATCCCGTGAGCGGCGGCCGGTCCGTTGGCGCACTGGCGACGACCCGGCGGACCGGCCTGGGCACCGAGCGCCTCGTCGACAACGTGGCGATTGCAGGTGACTCCCTCGCCAAGGTGGCGACCTCCGAGCACCGGCTGGTCTACGCGACCCCGGAACTCACCGAGCCGCTCCACTTGTCGGGGACGGCGCGCATCACCGTGCGCGTCGCCTCGGATCGCCCGTCGGCCAACTTTAGCGTCTGGCTGGTCGCGCTGCCGTTCACCGACGCCGGCCCACGTCAACCCAACTTCAGCGTCATCACGCGTGGATGGGCCGACCTGCAGAACCGCCGGTCACTCACGCGTGGCGAGCCGCTGGTCCCGGGCGAGTTCGTGGAGATGGGCTTCACCCTGCAGCCGGATGACCAGGTGATTCCGGCCGGCAAGCGGATCGGCCTGATGGTCTTCTCCAGCGATCGGGACTTCACGCTCTGGCCTCGCCCGGGGACGACCCTGACGCTCGACCTCAACGGGACCTCGTTGGTGCTGCCGGTGGTTGGGGGATCAGCGGCGCTCCGGCGCGCGACCGGCGGGTGA
- a CDS encoding DinB family protein, with protein MADTEWWQRGPVAGVPDTLQPVAHILLQVRESVEELVPSLTVAEWNQQPAGVASPAFHVKHMAGVIDRLFTYARGEALSDAQRAALAAERHPVTEPDIGEIRAALATRVDQAVAELRTINPATLGAFRGVGRAQLPSTVIGCLVHGAEHAMRHVGQLSVTVRVIRAGG; from the coding sequence ATGGCAGACACCGAATGGTGGCAGCGCGGCCCGGTGGCCGGCGTCCCCGACACCCTGCAACCGGTCGCGCATATCCTGCTGCAAGTGCGGGAGAGCGTGGAGGAGCTCGTCCCATCCCTCACGGTGGCTGAGTGGAACCAGCAACCGGCCGGCGTTGCCTCACCCGCATTTCATGTGAAGCACATGGCCGGGGTTATTGACCGTCTCTTCACGTACGCCCGCGGCGAGGCGCTCTCCGACGCACAGCGCGCGGCCCTCGCCGCGGAGCGGCACCCGGTGACGGAACCCGACATTGGCGAGATCCGGGCGGCGCTCGCCACCCGCGTGGACCAGGCGGTCGCTGAGCTCCGGACCATCAACCCCGCCACGCTCGGCGCCTTTCGTGGAGTCGGTCGCGCGCAACTCCCGTCCACGGTGATTGGCTGCCTCGTGCATGGCGCCGAGCATGCCATGCGGCATGTGGGCCAACTGTCCGTCACGGTGCGGGTGATACGGGCCGGCGGCTGA
- a CDS encoding PAS domain-containing protein yields the protein MKPDVAYLIAIVMAVTLLGSLGWRAWPHRHQATGAPFMVFVGGAIAWSLLVGAMALATPSVARTLLFLKYLAIGVTPVATYLFVAVYLGRRDRVTAGAWGRFLLLPVIGWLASWRDGWGMIGDVTFATSHGLTAVSDIRLGPLYWVCTGYLYALLLVAIGRLIGAARAGGILTRAQAMPVLVSLVLPFFCNMLLITGVTPPEFDPMPIGMAVAALALWWATLGSNLLTLVPVARGVLVDSLRDGILIVDAARRIIDVNAAAARLLGREAHALIGLEARPPLLPAWATTQLNVADDGAGPTVLHGDRHFDLRRIDVTVSSDRVGAYILLFHDATERQRLQDGQAQLIAELQAALAEVKTLSGLLPICAGCKRIRDGTETWQPIEEYLTRRTRAEFSHGMCPECMATWYPEHPELHQ from the coding sequence ATGAAGCCCGACGTCGCGTACCTCATCGCCATCGTCATGGCGGTGACGCTCCTCGGCAGCCTGGGCTGGCGCGCGTGGCCACACCGCCACCAGGCGACCGGCGCACCCTTCATGGTTTTCGTCGGTGGCGCCATTGCCTGGTCCCTCCTCGTCGGCGCCATGGCCCTGGCCACGCCCTCGGTCGCGCGCACGCTCCTGTTCCTCAAGTATCTGGCCATTGGGGTCACCCCGGTCGCGACCTACCTCTTCGTCGCGGTCTACCTTGGCCGACGCGATCGCGTGACCGCCGGCGCCTGGGGTCGATTTCTCCTGCTGCCGGTGATCGGATGGCTGGCCTCGTGGCGCGACGGATGGGGGATGATTGGTGACGTCACCTTTGCGACGTCGCACGGACTCACCGCGGTGTCCGACATCCGGCTTGGCCCCCTCTACTGGGTGTGCACGGGATACCTGTACGCCCTGCTGCTCGTGGCGATCGGGCGGTTGATTGGTGCCGCGCGTGCCGGCGGGATCCTGACGCGCGCCCAGGCGATGCCGGTGCTCGTCAGCCTCGTCCTGCCGTTCTTCTGCAATATGCTGTTGATCACTGGGGTGACGCCGCCGGAGTTCGACCCCATGCCGATCGGCATGGCCGTGGCGGCCCTCGCGCTCTGGTGGGCCACGTTGGGGAGCAACCTGCTGACCCTCGTTCCCGTGGCCCGTGGCGTGTTGGTGGACTCCCTGCGCGACGGCATCCTGATTGTGGACGCCGCCCGACGCATCATCGACGTCAACGCGGCCGCCGCCCGGTTGCTGGGACGCGAGGCGCACGCCCTGATTGGCCTCGAGGCACGTCCCCCCTTGCTTCCCGCGTGGGCCACCACGCAACTCAACGTGGCCGACGACGGTGCCGGCCCGACCGTGCTCCACGGCGACCGTCACTTCGACCTGCGGCGCATCGACGTCACCGTCTCAAGCGACCGGGTGGGGGCCTACATTCTCCTCTTCCACGACGCGACCGAACGCCAACGGCTGCAGGATGGCCAGGCACAGCTCATCGCCGAACTGCAGGCCGCCCTCGCCGAGGTCAAGACGTTGAGCGGCCTCCTCCCGATCTGCGCGGGATGCAAGCGGATCCGGGACGGCACGGAGACGTGGCAGCCCATCGAGGAGTACCTCACCCGCCGGACGCGGGCGGAGTTCTCACACGGGATGTGTCCGGAATGCATGGCGACCTGGTATCCTGAACATCCTGAGCTGCACCAGTAG
- a CDS encoding beta-lactamase family protein, whose translation MRFPTRDLAAFLSLIVLAGCTAPEPAPPPPTAFNLAVDSLVAQSMADGKVPGLAISIVRNDSVIHSKGYGVADLASQRPMTDTTPVIIGSTSKTFTAFALMQLVDAGQVALDTAVQRYVKVMQDNVPVDPRLTAITSRHLLTNVSGLPLGFSGDPYGTGADTSAGALERLVREDMLARPLDFAPGTGFTYSNRGFSLAALVVQDASGLSYEDYMAQRVFGPLGMRHSTAEFWRSEAMGRTLGYREDTTGKPVPRPPAASREWTGSGMLTSTAADVGTYLRMLLRGGTAPDGTTLLSQAGVTELLRPQQKGESELGGPTTYALGWEVNDMGGMSLTMKGGSVISMGSLFVMLPQQKVGIAIVFNLVDYGKVQLLQNLLALMAGAPTSPYQVAPPAPAVPGTKHRMAPARLASFAGDYMTRWGLMRVRTQDTMLTASYEANDVVLEPASDTSFIVRSALREQEGTTITVRRCGTTTCLWMRGDSSGVRLP comes from the coding sequence ATGCGCTTTCCGACGCGTGACCTCGCCGCATTCCTCTCCCTGATCGTGCTCGCGGGCTGCACGGCCCCCGAGCCAGCGCCGCCCCCCCCAACGGCGTTCAACCTGGCGGTCGACTCGTTGGTCGCGCAGAGCATGGCAGATGGGAAGGTCCCCGGCCTGGCGATCAGCATCGTGCGCAACGACTCGGTGATTCACAGCAAGGGCTACGGCGTCGCGGATCTCGCGTCGCAACGTCCGATGACCGACACGACCCCGGTGATCATCGGATCGACGAGCAAGACCTTTACGGCGTTCGCGCTGATGCAGCTGGTGGATGCCGGACAGGTCGCTCTGGACACTGCCGTGCAGCGCTACGTGAAGGTGATGCAGGACAACGTCCCGGTCGACCCGCGGCTCACGGCGATCACCTCGCGGCACCTGTTGACCAACGTCTCCGGGCTCCCGTTGGGATTTTCGGGTGATCCGTACGGCACCGGTGCGGACACCAGCGCGGGCGCGCTGGAGCGTCTCGTGCGCGAGGACATGCTCGCCCGGCCACTCGACTTCGCTCCGGGAACGGGGTTCACCTACTCCAACCGCGGCTTCTCGCTTGCTGCACTCGTCGTGCAGGACGCCAGCGGCCTCTCGTACGAGGACTACATGGCGCAACGGGTGTTTGGCCCGCTGGGCATGCGCCACAGCACGGCGGAGTTCTGGCGCAGCGAGGCCATGGGGCGCACGCTGGGGTACCGCGAGGACACCACGGGGAAGCCGGTGCCGCGCCCGCCCGCAGCGAGTCGCGAGTGGACCGGCTCCGGAATGCTGACGTCCACGGCGGCGGATGTGGGGACATACCTGCGGATGTTGTTGCGTGGGGGCACGGCGCCCGACGGGACGACGCTGCTCTCCCAGGCTGGAGTCACCGAGCTGTTGCGCCCCCAGCAGAAGGGGGAGAGCGAGCTGGGCGGACCCACGACGTACGCGTTAGGCTGGGAGGTCAACGACATGGGCGGGATGTCGCTCACCATGAAGGGCGGGAGCGTGATCTCCATGGGCTCCCTCTTCGTGATGTTGCCGCAACAGAAGGTGGGGATCGCCATCGTCTTCAACCTCGTGGACTACGGCAAGGTCCAGCTCCTGCAGAATCTGCTCGCCCTTATGGCGGGTGCCCCGACGTCGCCGTATCAGGTCGCCCCGCCTGCGCCAGCCGTGCCCGGGACGAAACACCGGATGGCCCCCGCTCGCCTCGCATCGTTTGCCGGAGACTACATGACGCGATGGGGGTTGATGCGCGTGCGCACACAGGACACCATGCTCACGGCGTCGTATGAAGCCAACGATGTGGTGTTGGAGCCCGCATCTGACACCTCGTTCATCGTGCGGAGCGCGTTGCGCGAGCAGGAAGGCACCACGATCACCGTGCGGCGCTGCGGCACCACGACCTGCCTCTGGATGCGCGGAGATTCCAGTGGTGTGCGTTTGCCATAG
- a CDS encoding potassium transporter Kup — protein MSPPVPPEASSPVPPSTGQDAVAHHPAGATRLTTLTLAALGVVFGDIGTSPLYTIKETFGHAYGLTPNAANVYGLLSLILWSLLLVVVVKYLVFILRADNHGEGGVLAMLALLLQDRVGARPLRGRTMLILLGVFGTALLLGDGMITPAISVLGAIEGLEVVTPAFAPFVVTATLAILVVLFLVQHRGTEGIGKAFGPITLLWFLTIAVLGIAEIAREPRILGAANPWHGIRFLADNGFTAFAVLGAVFLAVTGAEALYADIGHFGTRPIRLAAFTLVLPSLVLNYFGQGALLLRDPTAISNPFYLLAPRWFLYPLLVIATLAAIVASQALISGSFSLAQQSVQLGYAPRLRIIHTSARERGQIYVPEINAVLMVGTILIVLSFRTSSALSVAYGIAVTGTMVITTVLFAVIARTRWQWSLGRVLGLTAVFLTFDLGFLGANVLKIGRGGWVPLGIALGFVALMTTWHRGRELLTQRMRQASMPLELLLNDLQRRRLPRVPGTAVFLTSDDEGAPVVLLHHIKHNRAVQEQVVLLSIGSANVPTVDDDAGIRCEPLGVGFYRVHATFGFMQTPIVTDILKRCVAHGLHTRAMETTYYLGHDRLLPSGSSRMTSWRKRLFILMARNARSASEFFGLPPNRVVELGAQIEF, from the coding sequence ATGTCCCCTCCTGTCCCTCCCGAGGCGTCCTCCCCGGTCCCCCCATCGACCGGCCAGGACGCCGTTGCGCACCACCCTGCAGGGGCTACCCGTCTCACCACACTCACGCTTGCGGCACTCGGCGTGGTGTTCGGCGACATCGGCACCAGCCCGCTGTACACCATCAAGGAGACCTTTGGCCACGCGTACGGCCTGACGCCGAACGCGGCCAATGTGTACGGCCTCCTCTCGCTCATCTTGTGGTCGTTGCTCCTGGTCGTGGTGGTGAAGTACCTGGTGTTCATCCTCCGCGCGGACAACCATGGCGAGGGCGGGGTGCTGGCGATGCTCGCATTGTTGCTCCAGGACCGGGTTGGTGCACGTCCACTGCGGGGCCGCACGATGCTCATCCTGCTGGGCGTCTTTGGCACGGCGCTGTTGCTCGGCGACGGCATGATCACCCCGGCCATCTCGGTGCTCGGCGCGATCGAGGGGCTGGAAGTCGTCACCCCCGCCTTCGCACCGTTTGTCGTCACGGCCACCCTGGCCATCCTCGTCGTCCTCTTCCTTGTGCAGCACCGCGGCACGGAGGGCATCGGCAAGGCCTTCGGCCCCATCACGCTGCTCTGGTTCCTCACCATCGCGGTCCTCGGCATCGCCGAGATCGCTCGTGAGCCACGCATTCTGGGTGCGGCCAATCCATGGCATGGGATCCGGTTCCTGGCCGACAACGGCTTCACCGCGTTTGCCGTGCTCGGGGCGGTGTTTCTTGCCGTCACCGGGGCCGAAGCGCTCTACGCAGACATCGGGCACTTCGGCACGCGCCCCATTCGACTGGCGGCGTTCACGTTGGTCCTGCCATCGCTGGTGCTCAACTACTTCGGGCAGGGCGCGCTGTTGCTGCGGGATCCCACGGCGATCAGCAACCCGTTCTACCTCCTGGCCCCTCGCTGGTTTCTCTACCCGCTGCTCGTGATCGCCACTCTGGCGGCCATCGTCGCATCCCAGGCCCTGATCTCGGGTTCGTTCTCCCTGGCGCAGCAGTCCGTGCAACTCGGCTATGCTCCGCGGTTGCGCATCATCCACACATCGGCGCGCGAGCGGGGACAGATCTACGTCCCGGAGATCAACGCCGTGTTGATGGTGGGCACCATCCTGATCGTGTTGTCGTTCCGCACCTCCAGCGCCCTGAGCGTGGCCTACGGGATCGCCGTCACCGGGACGATGGTGATCACCACGGTGCTCTTCGCGGTGATCGCGCGAACGCGCTGGCAATGGTCTCTTGGGCGTGTATTGGGGTTGACCGCGGTGTTTCTCACGTTCGACCTCGGCTTTCTCGGGGCCAACGTGCTGAAGATTGGCCGTGGCGGGTGGGTCCCGCTTGGCATTGCCCTGGGCTTCGTTGCCCTGATGACCACCTGGCATCGCGGACGCGAACTGTTGACGCAGCGCATGCGCCAGGCGTCGATGCCGCTCGAGCTGCTCTTGAACGACCTGCAGCGGCGTCGCCTTCCGCGCGTCCCGGGCACTGCCGTCTTCCTCACCTCGGATGACGAAGGCGCCCCGGTGGTGCTCCTGCACCACATCAAGCACAACCGGGCGGTCCAGGAACAGGTGGTGCTCCTGTCGATCGGCTCCGCCAATGTGCCCACGGTCGACGACGACGCCGGGATCCGATGCGAGCCGCTCGGTGTCGGCTTCTATCGTGTCCATGCGACGTTCGGCTTCATGCAGACGCCCATCGTCACGGACATCCTCAAGCGCTGCGTGGCGCATGGGCTGCACACACGGGCCATGGAAACCACGTATTACCTCGGGCACGACCGCCTCCTGCCCAGTGGATCATCCCGCATGACGTCGTGGCGCAAGCGGCTGTTCATCCTGATGGCGCGCAATGCGCGGTCGGCGTCGGAGTTCTTCGGACTCCCGCCAAATCGCGTGGTGGAACTGGGGGCGCAGATCGAGTTCTAG
- a CDS encoding response regulator — translation MARVLVIDDEPRIRAVVGAALRDDVDAVHEAPTAAEGLALAAVLRPDLIVLDIGLPDRDGLSVCRELRQWTTVPIVVLSARHAEEEKATLLDAGADDYVTKPFGERELRARVRAQLRRARMHPPTEEGPLVLGDLMIDVTRRSVLRDGAAVHLTPTEWGLLVALVTNAGKTLTHRQLFRAVWGDVHGDAHQYLRVYIAHLRRKIEQDPVTPRYLITEPGVGYRLETSG, via the coding sequence ATGGCGCGGGTCCTCGTGATTGATGACGAACCCCGCATTCGCGCCGTGGTGGGCGCGGCGCTGCGGGACGACGTCGACGCGGTGCACGAAGCGCCCACGGCCGCAGAGGGCCTCGCCCTTGCTGCCGTGCTCCGGCCTGACCTCATCGTGCTCGATATCGGGCTTCCGGATCGGGACGGTCTTTCCGTGTGCCGTGAGTTGCGGCAGTGGACGACGGTCCCGATCGTGGTGCTCTCGGCGCGGCACGCGGAGGAGGAGAAGGCCACCCTTCTCGATGCCGGCGCGGACGACTACGTCACCAAGCCGTTTGGGGAGCGCGAGCTGCGCGCCAGGGTTCGGGCGCAACTGCGACGCGCACGGATGCATCCACCAACGGAGGAGGGGCCGCTGGTCCTCGGGGACCTGATGATTGACGTGACGCGCCGATCGGTGCTTCGGGATGGGGCGGCGGTGCACCTGACGCCGACCGAGTGGGGACTGCTCGTGGCCCTTGTGACAAACGCAGGAAAGACCCTCACGCACCGCCAGCTCTTTCGCGCCGTGTGGGGCGACGTGCACGGCGATGCGCACCAGTACCTGCGCGTCTACATCGCCCACTTGCGCCGCAAGATCGAGCAGGACCCGGTGACCCCGCGGTACCTCATCACGGAGCCCGGGGTAGGCTACCGGCTCGAGACGAGTGGCTGA
- a CDS encoding DUF4118 domain-containing protein, protein MADPFADDGRREGTARGRVTIAWVAVFVAVLAGLVALRAYLDNAHVALALLMVVLGGSAAAGQRLGIALAVAAFFGFNFFFVVPYHTLVVAHPLDWLVLAAFLTTGLVGARLLARAQERAVTASRRTAEVERLAALGAEALSAGGAEEALRGVLEVIRTTLHVARCDILLPRGAPPALVARLRGIDGATPADTQLSDALSLAAWVAEKGAAAAECQDGTKWTSESAGVSVTHRWPPAGRALRALYVPLQVRGRLVGVLSISHLAPFTLDPSQEQFLRALSYYAALGVERVALVAEAERAEAFREADALKAALLSGVSHDLRTPLTTIKALAERLRDRGNAEGGLIEEEADRLNRLVADLLDLSRLNAGALPLRLEVNAAEDLAGAALRQVAALAGEGRVTTHVEGTAGVGGPPLLLGRFDFTQALRALVNLLENALKYSPTGEPVELVLRGAPGRVEFVVMDRGPGVPASERDRIFEPFYRAPGVPPDVGGAGLGLSIARRLAVEQGGEVRFEPREYGGSRFVLSLPVVELEPDAG, encoded by the coding sequence GTGGCTGATCCGTTCGCGGACGACGGCCGGCGAGAGGGGACGGCGCGCGGCCGGGTGACCATCGCCTGGGTGGCCGTGTTCGTGGCGGTGCTGGCCGGCCTGGTTGCCCTCAGGGCCTACCTCGACAATGCGCATGTGGCGCTCGCCCTCCTCATGGTCGTCCTGGGCGGGAGCGCTGCCGCCGGGCAGCGGCTCGGGATCGCGTTGGCTGTGGCCGCGTTCTTCGGGTTTAATTTCTTCTTTGTGGTGCCCTACCACACCCTCGTGGTCGCGCATCCCCTGGATTGGTTGGTGTTGGCGGCCTTCCTCACGACCGGGCTGGTCGGGGCACGGCTCCTCGCCCGTGCGCAGGAGCGGGCCGTGACGGCGAGCCGACGGACGGCCGAAGTGGAGCGGCTCGCGGCCCTGGGTGCAGAGGCGCTGAGTGCCGGCGGCGCCGAGGAGGCGCTGCGCGGGGTCCTCGAGGTGATTCGGACCACGCTGCACGTGGCGCGATGCGACATCCTGCTGCCGCGCGGCGCGCCGCCCGCCCTGGTCGCACGCCTTCGTGGGATCGACGGCGCGACACCCGCCGACACGCAACTCTCGGACGCGCTGAGTCTCGCCGCCTGGGTCGCCGAAAAGGGGGCCGCTGCCGCGGAGTGCCAGGACGGCACCAAATGGACCAGCGAGTCGGCTGGTGTCTCCGTCACGCACCGCTGGCCGCCTGCGGGCCGCGCCCTGCGGGCCCTGTACGTCCCGCTGCAGGTCCGTGGGCGCCTGGTCGGCGTGCTGAGCATCTCCCACCTCGCGCCGTTCACGCTCGACCCAAGCCAGGAGCAGTTCCTGCGTGCGCTCTCCTACTACGCCGCGTTAGGCGTCGAGCGGGTAGCCCTCGTGGCAGAAGCCGAGCGCGCGGAAGCCTTTCGTGAGGCCGATGCGCTGAAGGCAGCGCTCCTGAGCGGCGTCTCCCATGACCTCCGCACGCCACTGACGACGATCAAGGCGCTGGCCGAACGGCTGCGTGACCGCGGGAACGCCGAAGGCGGGTTGATCGAAGAAGAAGCGGATCGCCTCAACCGACTGGTCGCCGACCTGCTCGACCTTTCGCGGCTCAATGCCGGCGCACTTCCCCTGCGGCTCGAGGTGAACGCGGCCGAGGACCTCGCGGGCGCCGCGCTGCGACAGGTGGCCGCGTTGGCCGGTGAGGGACGGGTGACCACGCACGTGGAAGGGACCGCGGGCGTCGGCGGTCCGCCGTTGCTGCTGGGCCGATTCGACTTCACGCAGGCGCTGCGCGCCCTGGTGAACTTGCTGGAGAACGCGCTGAAATACAGTCCCACCGGCGAACCCGTGGAGCTGGTGCTTCGCGGCGCGCCGGGCCGCGTGGAGTTTGTGGTGATGGATCGCGGGCCCGGAGTGCCAGCCAGTGAGCGTGATCGCATCTTTGAGCCGTTCTATCGAGCCCCCGGCGTGCCGCCTGATGTGGGTGGCGCGGGACTCGGGCTCTCAATCGCGCGACGACTGGCGGTGGAGCAGGGCGGTGAGGTGCGGTTCGAGCCCCGCGAGTACGGAGGCAGTCGGTTCGTGCTGTCCCTGCCGGTCGTCGAACTCGAGCCAGACGCGGGGTAG